One Eubalaena glacialis isolate mEubGla1 chromosome 11, mEubGla1.1.hap2.+ XY, whole genome shotgun sequence DNA segment encodes these proteins:
- the MMP19 gene encoding matrix metalloproteinase-19, with protein sequence MNWQRLWLGFLLPMTVSCWALGPGEEAAVDYLLQYGYLQKPLEGPDDFRPEDIIEALRAFQEASELPVSGQLDDATRAHMRQPRCGLEDPFNQKTLKYLLLGRWRKKHLTFRILNLPSTLPSSTARAALFQAFQYWSNVAPLTFREVKAGWADIRLSFHGRQSPYCSNTFDGPGRVLAHADIPELGSVHFDEDELWTEETYRGVNLRIIAAHELGHALGLGHSRYTQALMAPVYAGYRPHFKLHPDDVAGIQALYGKKSPETEDEEEETELPTVPQVPTEPSPMPDPCSGELDAMMLGPRGKTYAFKGNYVWTVTDSGLGPLFQVSALWEGLPGNLDAAVYSPRTQWIHFFKGDKVWRYVNFKMSPGFPKKLNRVGPNLDAALYWPLNKKVFLFKGSGYWQWDELAQTDFSRYPKPTKGLFTGVPDQPSGAMSWRDGRVYFFKGKQYWRLNRQLRVEKGYPRDIAHNWMHCRPQTPDTTPSDGDTASSATGTTLDTTSLAIDITLHTDRSAGDTILDITPLATASTALLFPGNVTLPEI encoded by the exons ATGAACTGGCAGCGGCTGTGGCTGGGCTTCCTACTCCCCATGACAGTCTcgtgctgggccctggggcctgGAGAGGAGGCAGCAGTG GATTACTTGTTGCAATACGGGTACCTACAGAAGCCTCTAGAAGGACCTGATGACTTCAGGCCAGAAGATATCATAGAGGCTCTGAG aGCTTTTCAGGAAGCATCTGAGCTGCCAGTCTCAGGTCAGCTAGATGATGCCACGAGGGCCCATATGAGGCAGCCCCGTTGTGGTCTGGAGGACCCCTTCAACCAGAAGACCCTTAAATACCTGCTGCTGG GCCGCTGGAGAAAGAAGCACCTGACCTTCCGCATCTTGAACCTGCCCTCCACCCTCCCATCCTCCACAGCCCGGGCAGCCCTGTTTCAAGCCTTCCAGTACTGGAGCAATGTGGCTCCCTTGACCTTCCGGGAGGTGAAGGCTGGCTGGGCTGATATCCGCCTCTCCTTCCATGGCCGCCAAAGCCCATACTGCTCCAATACCTTTGATGGGCCTG GGCGGGTCCTGGCCCATGCCGACATCCCAGAGCTGGGCAGTGTGCACTTTGATGAAGATGAGCTCTGGACTGAGGAGACCTACCGGGGGGTGAACCTGCGCATCATTGCAGCCCACGAACTGGGCCATGCCCTGGGGCTTGGGCACTCCCGATACACCCAGGCCCTCATGGCCCCTGTCTATGCTGGCTACCGGCCCCACTTCAAGCTGCACCCGGATGATGTGGCTGGGATCCAGGCTCTCTATG GCAAGAAAAGCCCAGAGACAGAGGATGAGGAAGAAGAGACGGAGCTCCCCACTGTACCCCAAGTGCCCACAGAACCCAGTCCCATGCCAGACCCCTGCAGTGGTGAACTGGATGCCATGATGCTGG GGCCCCGAGGGAAGACCTACGCTTTCAAGGGAAACTACGTATGGACCGTGACAGATTCAGGGCTGGGTCCCTTGTTCCAAGTGTCTGCCCTTTGGGAGGGGCTCCCAGGAAACCTGGATGCTGCTGTCTACTCTCCTCGGACGCAATGGATTCACTTCTTTAAGG GAGACAAGGTGTGGCGCTACGTTAATTTCAAGATGTCTCCTGGCTTCCCCAAGAAGCTGAATAGGGTAGGACCCAACCTGGATGCTGCTCTCTATTGGCCTCTCAACAAAAAGGTGTTCCTTTTTAAG GGCTCCGGTTACTGGCAGTGGGACGAACTGGCCCAAACTGATTTCAGCCGCTACCCCAAACCAACCAAGGGGTTGTTTACAGGAGTGCCAGACCAGCCCTCAGGCGCCATGAGTTGGCGGGATGGCCGCGTCTACTTCTTTAAGGGCAAACAGTACTGGCGCCTCAATCGGCAGCTTCGAGTAGAGAAAGGCTATCCCAGAGATATCGCCCACAACTGGATGCACTGTCGTCCCCAGACCCCAGACACCACCCCATCAGATGGGGACACCGCTTCCTCAGCCACAGGAACAACCTTGGATACCACTTCCTTGGCCATAGATATCACTTTGCACACTGACCGCTCAGCCGGAGATACGATCTTGGACATTACCCCCTTAGCCACAGCCTCCACCGCCCTTTTATTCCCTGGTAACGTCACCCTCCCAGAAATCTAA
- the LOC133100483 gene encoding transmembrane protein 198-like isoform X1: protein MEEALLPLAMTSDPRPFNQQLPEPPDPRCVLEPQDNPELAPALVCALCCCFGIIYCCFGYRCFKAVMFLSGLLSGALVIFLLCHKERVLETQLSLEVSAGIALGIGLLCGLVTMLVRSVGLFLTGLLLGLTLGAGVLLGTEPIYQPPSAWVPAGGLVGLALLGALLTLRWPRPFTVLGTALLGAAVLVACADYFLEGLALGSRLGQRLQALPALPPLCWYSWVLLGTWPALGALGALAQWKLMDEERGGHTNAVVLSHQRRHLQLLRIRQQEAKWHRTSPGVGLCEGSYRRPLHPSARSPADSLAPSYLQSLRERQLGPGTQATAPHTVLDLDSDCGSTVPLTTPSGSTRT, encoded by the exons ATGGAGGAAGCCTTGCTGCCCCTGGCCATGACCTCTGACCCCAGGCCCTTTAATCAACAACTCCCAGAGCCTCCAGACCCAAGATGTGTCTTGGAACCCCAGGACAATCCTGAATTGGCACCCGCCCTGGTGTGTGCTCTTTGCTGCTGCTTTGGAATCATCTACTGCTGCTTCG GCTACCGCTGCTTCAAGGCAGTGATGTTTCTCTCCGGCCTGCTATCAGGAGCCCTGGTGATCTTCCTGCTGTGCCACAAGGAGCGTGTGCTAGAGACACAGCTGAGCCTGGAGGTGAGCGCGGGCATTGCGCTAGGCATCGGACTCCTCTGCGGCCTAGTCACCATGCTGGTTCGCAGTGTCGGTCTCTTCCTGACTGGTCTCCTGCTAGGCCTAACCCTGGGCGCCGGGGTCCTGCTGGGCACTGAGCCCATCTACCAACCACCTTCAGCCTGGGTGCCGGCTGGGGGGCTGGTGGGGCTGGCACTGCTGGGAGCCCTGCTCACGCTTCGGTGGCCACGTCCATTCACAGTTCTGGGCACAGCCCTGCTGGGTGCTGCGGTGCTGGTGGCCTGTGCTGACTACTTCCTGGAGGGGCTGGCACTGGGCAGTCGGCTGGGCCAGCGCTTGCAGGCACTTCCAGCCTTGCCTCCTCTCTGCTGGTATAGCTGGGTCTTGCTGGGGACCTGGCCAGCCCTGGGGGCCCTTGGGGCCCTGGCCCAGTGGAAGCTCATGGATGAGGAACGTGGAGGCCACACCAATG CAGTGGTCTTGAGCCACCAGCGAAGGCATCTCCAACTCCTTCGGATCCGTCAGCAAGAGGCTAAGTGGCACCGGACCTCCCCTGGGGTGGGGCTCTGTGAGGGCAGCTACCGGCGCCCGCTCCACCCCAGCGCCCGGAGCCCTGCTGACAGTCTGGCTCCA AGCTATCTCCAGAGCCTTCGAGAGCGCCAGCTGGGACCAGGCACCCAGGCCACAGCTCCCCACACTGTCCTGGACCTGGATTCTGACTGTGGTTCCACTGTACCCCTCACCACACCTTCTGGTTCCACCCGGACCTGA
- the LOC133100483 gene encoding transmembrane protein 198-like isoform X2, translated as MEEALLPLAMTSDPRPFNQQLPEPPDPRCVLEPQDNPELAPALVCALCCCFGIIYCCFGYRCFKAVMFLSGLLSGALVIFLLCHKERVLETQLSLEVSAGIALGIGLLCGLVTMLVRSVGLFLTGLLLGLTLGAGVLLGTEPIYQPPSAWVPAGGLVGLALLGALLTLRWPRPFTVLGTALLGAAVLVACADYFLEGLALGSRLGQRLQALPALPPLCWYSWVLLGTWPALGALGALAQWKLMDEERGGHTNVVLSHQRRHLQLLRIRQQEAKWHRTSPGVGLCEGSYRRPLHPSARSPADSLAPSYLQSLRERQLGPGTQATAPHTVLDLDSDCGSTVPLTTPSGSTRT; from the exons ATGGAGGAAGCCTTGCTGCCCCTGGCCATGACCTCTGACCCCAGGCCCTTTAATCAACAACTCCCAGAGCCTCCAGACCCAAGATGTGTCTTGGAACCCCAGGACAATCCTGAATTGGCACCCGCCCTGGTGTGTGCTCTTTGCTGCTGCTTTGGAATCATCTACTGCTGCTTCG GCTACCGCTGCTTCAAGGCAGTGATGTTTCTCTCCGGCCTGCTATCAGGAGCCCTGGTGATCTTCCTGCTGTGCCACAAGGAGCGTGTGCTAGAGACACAGCTGAGCCTGGAGGTGAGCGCGGGCATTGCGCTAGGCATCGGACTCCTCTGCGGCCTAGTCACCATGCTGGTTCGCAGTGTCGGTCTCTTCCTGACTGGTCTCCTGCTAGGCCTAACCCTGGGCGCCGGGGTCCTGCTGGGCACTGAGCCCATCTACCAACCACCTTCAGCCTGGGTGCCGGCTGGGGGGCTGGTGGGGCTGGCACTGCTGGGAGCCCTGCTCACGCTTCGGTGGCCACGTCCATTCACAGTTCTGGGCACAGCCCTGCTGGGTGCTGCGGTGCTGGTGGCCTGTGCTGACTACTTCCTGGAGGGGCTGGCACTGGGCAGTCGGCTGGGCCAGCGCTTGCAGGCACTTCCAGCCTTGCCTCCTCTCTGCTGGTATAGCTGGGTCTTGCTGGGGACCTGGCCAGCCCTGGGGGCCCTTGGGGCCCTGGCCCAGTGGAAGCTCATGGATGAGGAACGTGGAGGCCACACCAATG TGGTCTTGAGCCACCAGCGAAGGCATCTCCAACTCCTTCGGATCCGTCAGCAAGAGGCTAAGTGGCACCGGACCTCCCCTGGGGTGGGGCTCTGTGAGGGCAGCTACCGGCGCCCGCTCCACCCCAGCGCCCGGAGCCCTGCTGACAGTCTGGCTCCA AGCTATCTCCAGAGCCTTCGAGAGCGCCAGCTGGGACCAGGCACCCAGGCCACAGCTCCCCACACTGTCCTGGACCTGGATTCTGACTGTGGTTCCACTGTACCCCTCACCACACCTTCTGGTTCCACCCGGACCTGA
- the LOC133100483 gene encoding transmembrane protein 198-like isoform X3, translated as MFLSGLLSGALVIFLLCHKERVLETQLSLEVSAGIALGIGLLCGLVTMLVRSVGLFLTGLLLGLTLGAGVLLGTEPIYQPPSAWVPAGGLVGLALLGALLTLRWPRPFTVLGTALLGAAVLVACADYFLEGLALGSRLGQRLQALPALPPLCWYSWVLLGTWPALGALGALAQWKLMDEERGGHTNAVVLSHQRRHLQLLRIRQQEAKWHRTSPGVGLCEGSYRRPLHPSARSPADSLAPSYLQSLRERQLGPGTQATAPHTVLDLDSDCGSTVPLTTPSGSTRT; from the exons ATGTTTCTCTCCGGCCTGCTATCAGGAGCCCTGGTGATCTTCCTGCTGTGCCACAAGGAGCGTGTGCTAGAGACACAGCTGAGCCTGGAGGTGAGCGCGGGCATTGCGCTAGGCATCGGACTCCTCTGCGGCCTAGTCACCATGCTGGTTCGCAGTGTCGGTCTCTTCCTGACTGGTCTCCTGCTAGGCCTAACCCTGGGCGCCGGGGTCCTGCTGGGCACTGAGCCCATCTACCAACCACCTTCAGCCTGGGTGCCGGCTGGGGGGCTGGTGGGGCTGGCACTGCTGGGAGCCCTGCTCACGCTTCGGTGGCCACGTCCATTCACAGTTCTGGGCACAGCCCTGCTGGGTGCTGCGGTGCTGGTGGCCTGTGCTGACTACTTCCTGGAGGGGCTGGCACTGGGCAGTCGGCTGGGCCAGCGCTTGCAGGCACTTCCAGCCTTGCCTCCTCTCTGCTGGTATAGCTGGGTCTTGCTGGGGACCTGGCCAGCCCTGGGGGCCCTTGGGGCCCTGGCCCAGTGGAAGCTCATGGATGAGGAACGTGGAGGCCACACCAATG CAGTGGTCTTGAGCCACCAGCGAAGGCATCTCCAACTCCTTCGGATCCGTCAGCAAGAGGCTAAGTGGCACCGGACCTCCCCTGGGGTGGGGCTCTGTGAGGGCAGCTACCGGCGCCCGCTCCACCCCAGCGCCCGGAGCCCTGCTGACAGTCTGGCTCCA AGCTATCTCCAGAGCCTTCGAGAGCGCCAGCTGGGACCAGGCACCCAGGCCACAGCTCCCCACACTGTCCTGGACCTGGATTCTGACTGTGGTTCCACTGTACCCCTCACCACACCTTCTGGTTCCACCCGGACCTGA
- the LOC133100483 gene encoding transmembrane protein 198-like isoform X4, producing MEEALLPLAMTSDPRPFNQQLPEPPDPRCVLEPQDNPELAPALVCALCCCFGIIYCCFGYRCFKAVMFLSGLLSGALVIFLLCHKERVLETQLSLEVSAGIALGIGLLCGLVTMLVRSVGLFLTGLLLGLTLGAGVLLGTEPIYQPPSAWVPAGGLVGLALLGALLTLRWPRPFTVLGTALLGAAVLVACADYFLEGLALGSRLGQRLQALPALPPLCWYSWVLLGTWPALGALGALAQWKLMDEERGGHTNELSPEPSRAPAGTRHPGHSSPHCPGPGF from the exons ATGGAGGAAGCCTTGCTGCCCCTGGCCATGACCTCTGACCCCAGGCCCTTTAATCAACAACTCCCAGAGCCTCCAGACCCAAGATGTGTCTTGGAACCCCAGGACAATCCTGAATTGGCACCCGCCCTGGTGTGTGCTCTTTGCTGCTGCTTTGGAATCATCTACTGCTGCTTCG GCTACCGCTGCTTCAAGGCAGTGATGTTTCTCTCCGGCCTGCTATCAGGAGCCCTGGTGATCTTCCTGCTGTGCCACAAGGAGCGTGTGCTAGAGACACAGCTGAGCCTGGAGGTGAGCGCGGGCATTGCGCTAGGCATCGGACTCCTCTGCGGCCTAGTCACCATGCTGGTTCGCAGTGTCGGTCTCTTCCTGACTGGTCTCCTGCTAGGCCTAACCCTGGGCGCCGGGGTCCTGCTGGGCACTGAGCCCATCTACCAACCACCTTCAGCCTGGGTGCCGGCTGGGGGGCTGGTGGGGCTGGCACTGCTGGGAGCCCTGCTCACGCTTCGGTGGCCACGTCCATTCACAGTTCTGGGCACAGCCCTGCTGGGTGCTGCGGTGCTGGTGGCCTGTGCTGACTACTTCCTGGAGGGGCTGGCACTGGGCAGTCGGCTGGGCCAGCGCTTGCAGGCACTTCCAGCCTTGCCTCCTCTCTGCTGGTATAGCTGGGTCTTGCTGGGGACCTGGCCAGCCCTGGGGGCCCTTGGGGCCCTGGCCCAGTGGAAGCTCATGGATGAGGAACGTGGAGGCCACACCAATG AGCTATCTCCAGAGCCTTCGAGAGCGCCAGCTGGGACCAGGCACCCAGGCCACAGCTCCCCACACTGTCCTGGACCTGGATTCTGA